One window of Pseudacidobacterium ailaaui genomic DNA carries:
- a CDS encoding VWA domain-containing protein, which yields MKSPMTYSLRKALVLCVLAVFLQAELPVPAQQQTQQSTQQQNQQTQQDQNAPEAGGPAGDTGAIAIPKKKENETPPPPPPEPKVKNPPGLENYSLRVNVPVVNVDVGVILEKTHQFVPNLQKENFRIYEDGVPQTITDFRRIQAPITAVLLVEFAANSWWFIQDMENAAYTFAQQLRPDDYIAVVMYDMHTQILTDFTQDKRLVYEALNSLTIPTWHETNLFDALYETLDRLTRVDGRKYVILISSGRDTFSKITLDKVMQKIKATPNVTIFSIGTGQTARILADSYGMMGPIRNLDYLQADNQMTTFARMTGGMAFFPRFAGEMPDIFHQINDSIRNEYVLSYHPTNQKLDGTYRKIRVELVDNEGHPLRMQDEKHHPLKYDIIARDGYKAQQEVE from the coding sequence ATGAAGTCACCGATGACGTATTCCCTTCGTAAGGCCCTGGTCTTGTGCGTGCTGGCAGTTTTTCTGCAAGCCGAGCTGCCCGTTCCGGCACAGCAGCAGACACAACAGTCGACCCAGCAGCAAAATCAGCAGACCCAGCAGGACCAAAACGCCCCCGAAGCCGGAGGGCCTGCCGGCGATACTGGCGCCATTGCCATCCCGAAAAAGAAGGAGAACGAGACGCCTCCGCCTCCGCCGCCGGAGCCCAAAGTAAAGAACCCGCCCGGGTTGGAGAATTATTCTCTGCGGGTGAATGTTCCGGTCGTGAATGTGGATGTGGGCGTCATTCTGGAAAAAACCCACCAGTTTGTGCCGAACTTACAGAAAGAAAACTTCCGTATTTATGAGGACGGGGTCCCGCAGACCATCACTGACTTCCGCCGTATCCAGGCCCCCATCACCGCAGTGCTGCTGGTGGAGTTTGCCGCCAATAGCTGGTGGTTTATTCAGGACATGGAAAATGCTGCCTATACTTTTGCCCAGCAGCTTAGACCTGACGACTATATCGCCGTTGTCATGTATGACATGCACACGCAGATCCTGACAGACTTCACGCAGGACAAGCGGCTCGTTTACGAGGCGCTGAATTCCCTGACCATCCCCACCTGGCATGAGACCAACCTGTTCGATGCGCTTTATGAAACCCTCGACCGGCTGACTCGTGTGGATGGACGCAAGTATGTGATCCTCATCTCTTCTGGCCGCGACACCTTCAGCAAGATCACGCTTGACAAGGTGATGCAGAAAATCAAGGCCACACCGAATGTAACGATTTTCTCCATTGGTACTGGCCAGACGGCGCGTATTCTGGCCGACAGCTATGGCATGATGGGGCCTATTCGTAATCTCGATTACCTCCAGGCTGACAACCAGATGACGACCTTTGCCCGTATGACCGGAGGTATGGCTTTCTTTCCTCGTTTCGCCGGCGAAATGCCCGACATCTTTCACCAGATCAATGATTCCATCCGAAATGAATATGTACTTAGCTATCACCCCACAAACCAGAAACTGGATGGAACATACCGCAAAATCCGCGTGGAACTGGTGGACAATGAGGGCCATCCCCTGCGGATGCAGGATGAGAAGCACCATCCCTTGAAATATGACATTATTGCCCGCGACGGGTATAAGGCCCAGCAGGAAGTAGAATAA
- a CDS encoding RES family NAD+ phosphorylase, giving the protein MKHPLPSVRAQMEAHPEIPLAEALSADPSLPPLVQLRRFDTHRLIPAKYSSNLESVLTRIADDDHHLQHIFELDNATNARLEAEENLRPGITQRELVFHVPHYRIINAAFTHPHPLGARFSTPDRGAWYAGFELATAKAEIIFHKSVEFAEINWKEREEIQYDEYLADFTGSFHDLRAEAVTPGRFHACLAPDSYVESQKLTLHLLQHGSLGVIYPSVRRKGGTCIACFLPSVVANVRKGNRYRLTWTPTRATLVKEGF; this is encoded by the coding sequence GTGAAACATCCGCTCCCCTCGGTTCGCGCGCAGATGGAAGCGCATCCGGAAATTCCTCTGGCTGAGGCCCTCTCGGCGGACCCTTCGCTGCCTCCGCTGGTCCAGCTGCGCCGTTTCGATACGCATCGGTTGATTCCTGCCAAGTACAGCAGCAACCTAGAATCGGTCCTGACTCGGATCGCTGACGACGATCATCATCTGCAGCACATCTTTGAGCTGGACAACGCCACCAACGCCCGGCTGGAAGCGGAGGAAAATCTTCGCCCCGGAATTACGCAGCGCGAGCTGGTTTTTCACGTACCGCACTATCGCATAATCAACGCAGCATTCACCCATCCTCACCCGCTCGGAGCGCGTTTTTCCACACCGGACCGCGGAGCTTGGTACGCGGGGTTTGAACTGGCGACGGCCAAGGCTGAGATCATTTTTCACAAATCGGTTGAGTTTGCCGAAATTAACTGGAAAGAACGCGAAGAGATACAGTATGACGAATATCTGGCAGATTTCACCGGCAGCTTCCATGACCTGCGGGCAGAGGCGGTAACGCCGGGACGCTTTCATGCATGTCTGGCCCCGGACAGTTATGTAGAATCCCAGAAATTGACGCTTCATTTGCTGCAGCACGGGTCCCTTGGCGTCATCTATCCGAGCGTCCGCCGTAAAGGAGGAACTTGTATTGCCTGCTTTCTTCCCAGTGTGGTGGCCAATGTGCGTAAAGGCAACCGCTACAGACTCACGTGGACGCCTACACGGGCCACACTGGTCAAAGAAGGATTTTGA
- a CDS encoding MGH1-like glycoside hydrolase domain-containing protein gives MDRRRFLQTGILAFGGYRLFAESQQVLQPDDLQFSTDDGRLMHTYEAALSVLHGNITQLHPYSASVLVEGSVYPGVWLECAPQEGEVYSALCPDIARNNHMIFFSLQKEDGQLPCSIKKDSVGFGQIQMVVPIAATAWEMAQRFQDNELLEKAYVACSRWDAWLLRYRNTRGTGLCEGFCTYDTGHDNSPRWKGVPNRCPDADARKCLPVPGMPRLCPDLSATVYGGRVALAAMAKALGKQSEADRWAEEAEHIRKLIIAKLYCPEDAAFYDLDTDGHFVRIRGDVISRVLGEHVVDAKLFAAIYERQIHNPKAFWAPYPLPSIALDDPDFVRPIPRNSWGGASQALTALRAPRWMEHYGKPADLAWMMQRWVEAISRHAEFRQQMDPLTGEFTQIDPGGYSPAALVFLDYVWRLSGVRQQGEFIEWNIRPVSPSGQSTFKAKVHGVSAELHYQGSLAQLCLGGKSLATVSGRVRLLTSSSGKLLKAVGTSENEEHILLALEDRKQRTFRIRPNVSFDLGDPT, from the coding sequence ATGGACAGAAGACGCTTTCTTCAAACGGGAATCCTGGCCTTCGGCGGATACAGGTTATTTGCTGAAAGTCAGCAGGTCCTGCAACCTGACGATTTGCAATTCAGCACGGACGATGGGCGCCTGATGCACACCTATGAAGCGGCGCTCTCTGTGCTTCATGGAAACATCACGCAGTTGCATCCTTACTCCGCTTCGGTACTGGTCGAAGGGAGCGTGTATCCCGGCGTGTGGCTGGAATGCGCGCCGCAGGAAGGCGAAGTTTACAGTGCGCTCTGCCCGGACATCGCCCGCAACAACCATATGATTTTCTTCTCTCTGCAAAAGGAAGATGGGCAGCTACCATGCAGCATAAAGAAGGACTCCGTTGGCTTTGGGCAAATTCAGATGGTCGTACCGATCGCTGCTACGGCATGGGAAATGGCCCAGAGGTTTCAAGACAATGAACTGCTCGAAAAGGCCTATGTTGCGTGCAGCCGCTGGGATGCATGGCTGCTCCGTTACCGCAATACGCGGGGCACGGGACTGTGCGAAGGCTTTTGCACCTACGATACAGGTCACGACAACAGCCCGCGCTGGAAGGGAGTTCCTAATCGCTGCCCGGATGCGGACGCCCGTAAGTGCCTACCTGTTCCGGGAATGCCGCGTCTGTGCCCTGATTTGTCAGCTACTGTTTACGGCGGCAGAGTGGCGCTGGCTGCCATGGCCAAGGCCCTCGGAAAGCAGAGTGAGGCCGACCGCTGGGCTGAAGAGGCAGAGCACATCCGCAAACTCATCATCGCAAAGCTCTACTGCCCGGAAGACGCTGCTTTTTACGATCTCGACACGGACGGTCATTTTGTTCGCATTCGCGGAGATGTGATTTCCCGCGTCCTTGGAGAGCACGTTGTCGATGCCAAGCTCTTTGCAGCAATCTACGAACGGCAGATTCACAACCCAAAGGCATTCTGGGCACCCTATCCACTACCCTCCATTGCACTCGATGATCCTGATTTTGTGCGTCCAATTCCGCGCAACTCATGGGGAGGAGCGTCGCAGGCCCTCACCGCACTGCGTGCGCCGCGCTGGATGGAGCACTACGGCAAACCGGCTGATCTTGCCTGGATGATGCAGCGCTGGGTTGAAGCCATCAGCCGCCACGCAGAATTTCGTCAGCAGATGGACCCGCTGACTGGCGAATTTACACAGATAGATCCAGGCGGCTATTCACCGGCGGCACTGGTCTTCTTAGATTATGTCTGGCGCCTTTCCGGCGTGCGTCAGCAAGGCGAATTCATTGAGTGGAACATCCGCCCTGTTTCACCCTCCGGACAATCCACCTTCAAAGCCAAAGTGCACGGCGTGAGCGCTGAGCTTCATTATCAGGGAAGTCTTGCGCAATTGTGTCTGGGTGGGAAAAGCCTGGCCACCGTCTCCGGACGGGTGCGTCTGTTGACTTCTTCCTCCGGAAAACTTCTCAAGGCTGTTGGGACCTCTGAAAATGAAGAGCATATCCTGTTAGCACTGGAAGATAGAAAACAAAGGACCTTCCGCATCCGGCCCAATGTTTCTTTCGACCTGGGCGACCCTACATAG
- a CDS encoding glycoside hydrolase family 28 protein, with translation MTLLKRRDFLKAAGAVAVTSSGSFFSLHGAENVPRAKSASNRNLFDARDFGAAGDGKTKDTSAIQQAIDRCHVMGGGEVFLSSGNYLTGAIQLRSQTTLRIDHDAVLLGSPDWTDYPVTQVRWEGKWIAGHIGLVYAIDAEQIAVTGSGKIIGNPALGGRPNQRDPLRHPALIELISCRNVRLEGFSTSYERMWSVHPTYCEDVTIRNLTIRSSGGNGDGIDVDSCKRVWIDHCDISTGDDCISLKSGRGSEGHSLMRTTEDVRITNCTFADSLFACIGIGSETSGGIRNVRIEHCRFTHARSYAIYIKSREGRGAFIKDIVADDLDVSGMEGGFLRINLLSSGLQDQAPVPGSEGIPSAENFRFSNIHVDDVPVLVKATEISPEKPLHGFVLENVTGTCQKGVFLAHAKGARFRKLHLTGHTGTMINLQP, from the coding sequence ATGACACTTTTGAAACGCCGCGATTTTTTGAAGGCGGCCGGGGCTGTTGCTGTTACTTCTTCAGGCAGCTTTTTCTCCTTGCATGGAGCGGAAAATGTCCCGCGGGCAAAATCCGCTTCGAATCGCAATCTATTTGACGCTCGTGATTTTGGCGCGGCAGGAGACGGAAAAACCAAGGACACCTCAGCCATTCAGCAGGCAATCGATCGCTGTCATGTCATGGGGGGTGGCGAAGTTTTCCTCTCCTCTGGGAATTATCTGACCGGAGCCATCCAGTTACGATCCCAAACGACCTTGCGGATCGATCACGATGCCGTGCTCCTGGGAAGCCCTGATTGGACTGACTATCCCGTAACCCAGGTGCGTTGGGAGGGGAAGTGGATTGCCGGACATATCGGCCTGGTCTACGCCATAGACGCCGAGCAGATCGCTGTAACTGGTAGCGGAAAGATCATCGGAAATCCAGCACTGGGTGGAAGACCAAATCAGCGGGACCCCCTGCGGCATCCGGCCCTCATTGAGCTGATTTCATGCCGGAATGTTCGGCTTGAAGGATTTTCTACCAGCTACGAGCGCATGTGGTCCGTGCATCCTACCTATTGTGAAGATGTCACCATCCGCAATCTGACCATACGCAGCAGCGGAGGCAATGGCGACGGTATCGACGTGGATTCCTGTAAGCGCGTATGGATTGATCATTGTGATATTTCCACCGGGGATGACTGCATTTCTCTGAAGTCCGGCCGGGGCAGCGAAGGGCATTCCCTCATGCGGACGACGGAAGACGTACGCATTACGAACTGCACTTTTGCAGATTCGCTTTTTGCATGCATCGGAATTGGCAGCGAGACATCCGGTGGAATTCGCAATGTGCGCATCGAGCATTGCCGGTTTACTCATGCCCGCAGCTATGCCATCTACATTAAGAGCCGGGAAGGGCGAGGTGCGTTTATCAAAGATATTGTGGCCGACGACCTGGATGTTTCCGGGATGGAAGGCGGGTTTCTCCGCATCAACCTGCTCAGTTCGGGACTGCAAGACCAGGCACCGGTTCCCGGCAGCGAGGGCATTCCCTCCGCGGAAAACTTCCGGTTCTCCAACATTCATGTGGACGATGTTCCTGTGCTTGTGAAAGCAACTGAAATTTCTCCAGAGAAGCCCCTGCACGGGTTTGTGCTGGAAAATGTTACCGGGACCTGCCAGAAAGGCGTCTTTCTTGCCCATGCGAAAGGAGCGCGTTTTCGGAAGCTTCACCTGACCGGACATACAGGAACCATGATCAACCTTCAGCCCTGA
- a CDS encoding YihY/virulence factor BrkB family protein produces the protein MPEKDAVPPLAKPPRHSHGLRNQIVSLVRYLTQTEVHTYAFSVAANAILSLFPFIVLMFTLARRIFHSQAMEDVIADMLRYFLPSNQDFVVRNMSLLATPRGGVQVLSILMLLISSTGVFLPLEVALNRVWQVAKNRSYGMNQMISLGLALGMGLLALTSIAFTAAQGAVLKFLFFGKTNNFVYLFLERSFLRISAAFLSVAVFSIVYWVLPNRKLPLRAVLPTGIVTGLIWEGAKVLFVKLLPWLDLRSVYGPFSVSVTLMMWAFLTGLILLAGAQYSATRYALRVAHEADLERKQEQTSTQG, from the coding sequence ATGCCTGAAAAAGATGCCGTTCCACCTTTGGCAAAACCACCCAGACACAGTCATGGACTCCGGAACCAGATCGTTTCCCTTGTCCGCTATCTGACACAGACCGAGGTCCATACCTATGCTTTTAGCGTCGCGGCCAATGCCATCCTCTCTCTTTTTCCGTTTATTGTGCTGATGTTCACGCTGGCGCGCAGGATCTTTCACTCGCAGGCCATGGAAGATGTCATTGCTGACATGCTGCGCTACTTTCTCCCCTCCAACCAGGACTTCGTGGTCCGGAACATGAGCCTGCTTGCAACACCCCGGGGTGGAGTGCAGGTCCTCTCCATCCTGATGCTTCTCATCTCCTCTACCGGCGTCTTTCTGCCTCTCGAAGTCGCATTGAACCGGGTCTGGCAGGTGGCAAAAAACCGCAGCTATGGAATGAACCAGATGATCTCTCTGGGACTGGCTTTAGGCATGGGCCTGCTGGCACTCACTTCGATTGCCTTCACCGCCGCCCAGGGAGCAGTACTGAAGTTTCTCTTCTTTGGAAAGACCAACAACTTCGTCTATCTGTTCCTGGAGCGGAGTTTTCTGCGCATTTCTGCGGCGTTTTTGAGCGTTGCTGTTTTTTCCATCGTGTACTGGGTACTACCCAACCGGAAACTACCGCTCCGGGCAGTACTTCCAACCGGTATCGTCACTGGATTGATTTGGGAAGGGGCCAAAGTGTTGTTTGTAAAGCTGCTGCCCTGGCTCGATCTCCGTTCGGTATATGGACCTTTTTCTGTTTCCGTAACGTTGATGATGTGGGCATTTCTTACCGGCCTGATCCTGCTTGCCGGAGCGCAATATTCTGCGACTCGCTATGCGCTGCGCGTGGCCCACGAGGCCGACCTTGAGCGGAAGCAGGAACAAACCTCTACTCAGGGCTGA
- a CDS encoding cold-shock protein, protein MKERGVVKWFNGAKGYGFIQRSTGEDVFVHFSAIQDSGYKTLNEGESVEFECQQGPKGLSAANVVRNN, encoded by the coding sequence GTGAAAGAGCGTGGTGTCGTGAAGTGGTTCAACGGAGCCAAGGGCTATGGATTCATCCAGCGTTCGACAGGTGAGGATGTCTTTGTACATTTCTCGGCCATTCAGGATTCTGGATATAAAACTTTGAATGAAGGCGAATCTGTGGAGTTTGAATGCCAGCAGGGTCCCAAAGGACTTAGCGCGGCAAATGTTGTACGCAACAATTGA
- a CDS encoding response regulator, which produces MPKSAPTVFVVDDEVVIAETLATILLTHGYSAIPFMDPLQALNYTKIRLPDLLVTDVRMPQMSGIELGIEIRKICPGCRVLLFSGHASSASILKDKRIAEMNFTLLAKPVHPKDLLLKINSLME; this is translated from the coding sequence ATGCCTAAATCTGCTCCTACGGTTTTCGTTGTTGATGATGAGGTGGTCATCGCGGAAACGCTGGCCACGATTTTGCTTACACACGGCTATTCCGCCATCCCATTTATGGATCCGTTGCAGGCCCTGAACTATACCAAAATTCGTCTCCCGGATCTCTTGGTTACGGATGTAAGAATGCCCCAGATGTCCGGTATCGAGCTGGGGATTGAGATCAGAAAAATTTGTCCTGGGTGCAGGGTTCTGTTGTTTTCAGGCCATGCATCGTCGGCCAGCATTCTCAAAGATAAGCGCATTGCGGAGATGAACTTTACTCTGCTTGCAAAGCCAGTCCATCCAAAAGACCTTTTACTAAAAATAAATAGTTTAATGGAGTGA
- the queG gene encoding tRNA epoxyqueuosine(34) reductase QueG, which translates to MPSSLQKIISQQAQEAGFSAAGIAAVPEPGSPEDIQERNRFTRWVEEGNAGEMEYLKRRNEAGDYVRSTLHAAAPWARSVIVCAAAYHSNQPLSIQPAPEESGWIARYAWTARVGKDDGLVPSDYHNVLRKRLEKLDAALKTHLGPFQSRCYVDTGPVVERVYARYAGIGWTGKNTCILNQKLGSWTFLGVILTSLPVPPEQRAAFAADRCGSCTRCLDACPTGALTGPRQMDASRCISYLTIEKRGAIPLELREGIGRQVFGCDICQDVCPWNRKAPIAADPELQPRTELVNPSLDWLAEIGPEDFARLFYGSPVKRTKLQGLRRNIAIAMGNSRLKRFLPKLQEWSREDDPVLAEAAQWAMQKIAGKDSLH; encoded by the coding sequence ATGCCGTCCTCACTCCAGAAGATCATCTCTCAGCAGGCCCAGGAGGCCGGTTTTTCTGCCGCCGGAATCGCGGCCGTCCCGGAGCCTGGTTCGCCGGAGGACATCCAGGAGCGCAATCGCTTTACTCGCTGGGTGGAAGAAGGAAATGCGGGCGAAATGGAATATCTCAAGCGGCGGAACGAGGCCGGAGATTACGTACGGTCAACTTTACATGCTGCCGCACCCTGGGCGCGGTCTGTCATTGTCTGTGCCGCCGCCTACCACTCCAACCAACCGCTTTCCATCCAGCCTGCACCCGAGGAATCGGGATGGATTGCGCGCTATGCATGGACGGCACGCGTCGGCAAAGATGATGGCCTCGTGCCCAGTGATTATCACAACGTATTGCGAAAGCGGCTGGAAAAACTGGACGCTGCCCTCAAAACACACCTGGGACCTTTTCAATCACGCTGCTATGTGGACACCGGCCCTGTGGTGGAGCGCGTCTATGCCCGATATGCAGGAATCGGCTGGACCGGGAAAAACACCTGTATCCTCAACCAGAAGCTTGGCTCGTGGACCTTTCTGGGAGTCATTCTGACTTCACTTCCTGTTCCTCCGGAGCAGCGTGCCGCATTTGCCGCTGACCGCTGCGGAAGCTGCACCCGCTGCCTGGATGCCTGCCCCACAGGGGCGCTTACTGGCCCCCGTCAGATGGATGCCAGCCGCTGCATCTCCTATCTGACCATCGAGAAGCGCGGCGCAATTCCTCTGGAGCTACGCGAAGGAATCGGACGGCAGGTCTTCGGATGCGACATCTGTCAGGACGTCTGCCCCTGGAACCGCAAAGCGCCCATCGCCGCTGACCCGGAGCTCCAACCCCGGACCGAGCTGGTAAATCCCTCCCTGGACTGGCTGGCGGAAATTGGTCCGGAAGACTTCGCCAGACTTTTCTACGGCTCACCGGTGAAGCGGACAAAATTGCAGGGCCTGCGCCGCAATATCGCTATCGCGATGGGAAATAGCCGTCTGAAACGTTTCCTGCCTAAACTTCAGGAATGGTCCAGAGAGGATGACCCGGTACTGGCTGAGGCAGCCCAATGGGCCATGCAGAAGATCGCTGGCAAGGATTCACTCCATTAA
- a CDS encoding MFS transporter produces the protein MPDKRIPRRRWRIALLLACGVLVNYFDRVNLSVAHNALYAAFGISDITYGYLLGAYNWTYALCQLPVGVLLDRFGVRRVGRISTFLWSMASFAAALTPNIGGFFAARFLLGIGEAPTFPANAKAVGYWFPAKERSFATALFDAQAKFASAIGVPLIGLLLLRIGWRLSFAATGLISFCYFLLFSLVYRDPKEDDGLTEAESRYIAEADAEKQVYQPDEHVSLGYLLRRKKVIGLALGFGSYNYVFYLLLTWLPSYLSRSLHMDLMQSFLYTGVPWIAATVTDLMIGGWLVDALIQRGWNADLVRRVVLISGTALGLGIFGAAYAHSSVQALFWISLSISGLAAAAPVGWSVPSLIAPRGSVGKLGGILNFANQVSGIAAPVVTGYLVSAQHSFALAFGVAAAYLAAGIAGYIFLLGKIEPIPAEAGPESVA, from the coding sequence TTGCCTGACAAGCGGATACCACGCCGTCGCTGGCGCATTGCACTTTTGCTGGCGTGTGGCGTGCTGGTCAACTATTTTGACCGTGTAAACCTTTCCGTCGCACATAATGCACTCTATGCCGCGTTTGGCATTTCTGACATCACATACGGATATCTGCTGGGTGCTTACAACTGGACCTATGCCCTATGCCAGCTTCCCGTAGGTGTGCTGCTGGACAGATTTGGTGTGCGACGGGTCGGACGGATCAGCACCTTCCTGTGGAGTATGGCTTCTTTTGCCGCTGCCCTTACGCCAAACATCGGGGGCTTTTTTGCTGCCCGTTTCCTCCTGGGCATCGGAGAGGCGCCGACCTTTCCGGCAAATGCAAAAGCGGTGGGGTACTGGTTTCCTGCCAAAGAACGCAGCTTTGCTACGGCGCTGTTTGATGCCCAGGCAAAATTTGCGTCAGCGATTGGCGTGCCACTCATCGGCCTTCTGCTCTTGCGTATCGGCTGGCGACTGAGCTTTGCAGCTACCGGTCTCATCAGCTTCTGTTATTTTCTTCTTTTTTCCCTGGTCTACCGCGATCCAAAAGAAGACGACGGACTGACCGAGGCGGAAAGCCGTTACATTGCTGAAGCAGATGCCGAGAAACAGGTGTATCAACCGGACGAACATGTTTCCCTGGGATATCTGTTGCGCCGAAAAAAGGTCATCGGGCTTGCGTTGGGCTTCGGCTCCTACAATTATGTGTTCTACCTTCTTTTGACCTGGCTGCCGAGCTATCTTTCGCGTTCCCTGCACATGGACCTGATGCAATCGTTTCTTTATACCGGAGTGCCCTGGATTGCGGCAACCGTGACGGACCTTATGATTGGCGGCTGGCTGGTGGATGCGCTGATCCAGCGCGGATGGAATGCGGACCTCGTCCGGCGTGTTGTGCTCATTAGTGGAACGGCCCTGGGACTGGGCATCTTCGGAGCGGCCTATGCTCATTCTTCCGTACAGGCGTTGTTCTGGATCAGCCTCTCCATCAGTGGCCTTGCCGCCGCTGCTCCGGTGGGCTGGTCTGTGCCCTCGCTGATTGCGCCTCGGGGCAGCGTGGGAAAACTTGGTGGCATTCTGAATTTCGCCAATCAGGTCTCCGGCATTGCTGCCCCGGTGGTTACAGGGTATCTGGTCTCGGCTCAGCATTCCTTTGCGCTGGCCTTTGGCGTTGCTGCTGCGTATCTGGCGGCGGGAATCGCTGGCTACATTTTCCTTCTCGGAAAAATTGAACCGATTCCTGCAGAAGCGGGTCCGGAGTCCGTAGCATAA
- a CDS encoding L-rhamnose mutarotase → MQRVAFMLKLRPGAGDAYDKAHESVWPEMLTLLKRAGVTEYSIFRRDELLVLTMRVEDFEDTWSKIEQDPVNTRWQQAMAAYFAPLEGLRPGERFPMMREVFYLP, encoded by the coding sequence ATGCAGAGAGTCGCATTTATGCTCAAGCTTCGGCCCGGTGCCGGAGACGCCTATGACAAAGCCCATGAGTCCGTCTGGCCAGAGATGCTCACACTGCTCAAGCGCGCCGGGGTCACTGAGTATTCCATTTTCCGGCGTGATGAACTTCTGGTCTTGACCATGCGTGTGGAGGACTTTGAAGATACCTGGAGCAAGATTGAACAGGATCCGGTCAATACGCGCTGGCAGCAAGCCATGGCTGCGTATTTCGCTCCATTGGAAGGACTGCGCCCTGGAGAGCGTTTTCCCATGATGCGCGAGGTCTTTTACCTTCCCTGA
- a CDS encoding GH39 family glycosyl hydrolase: MTRKISLSTLALLLGLATFSPAQQTPSISVDWNKVLLISRSTPTLQVVVNPMLRRGSPIHDQSFAALKALGADYVRYVPWLPYPRLAVAELEKGSWDFSLIDPMTTDFLNATEGHSTIMNFSTIPAWLFKTDKPVAYPDDPNQVTWNYTQGTELRDPSGKELGDYYARLVSWYTKGGFLDESGKEHRSGYHYSFPYWEVLNEPDFEHKTMPQQYTERYDAIVSAIHRVSPQTKFVGLALAMADRPDMYEYFLNHANHKPGIPLDFISYHFYASPPDGHDANVWQYAFFDQADRFLAEVKFIEAIRKRLSPETRTDIDELGVILPGDGEENALGRALPFTTPEIYWNAAGAMYAYLFMGLARQGIDVIGESQLVGYPSQFPSVSMMDWRTGKPNARYWVLKLIRDNFHAGDKLMETTISHDQQETAAQAFLTPKGKKLLLVNKRNHPVEVVLPQEAAHAMLWTVDEATGEEAPRKSQADGTTVTMAPFAVTVATWPSAQ; the protein is encoded by the coding sequence ATGACGCGAAAAATATCGCTTTCGACACTCGCGCTTCTGCTGGGTTTGGCCACTTTTTCCCCTGCGCAGCAGACGCCTTCCATCTCAGTGGATTGGAACAAAGTCCTGCTCATTTCCCGGTCCACACCCACCCTTCAGGTTGTCGTAAATCCGATGCTGCGGCGAGGCTCCCCCATCCACGACCAGTCCTTCGCCGCGCTCAAGGCCCTGGGCGCTGATTATGTCCGCTATGTCCCCTGGTTGCCCTATCCCAGGCTCGCCGTGGCGGAACTTGAAAAAGGATCGTGGGATTTTTCTCTCATTGATCCAATGACCACAGATTTTCTCAACGCCACTGAAGGTCATTCCACCATCATGAATTTCAGCACAATACCTGCGTGGCTTTTTAAGACAGACAAGCCCGTCGCGTATCCTGACGATCCCAATCAGGTCACATGGAACTACACGCAGGGAACAGAGCTCAGGGACCCATCAGGCAAGGAGCTGGGCGACTACTATGCGCGTCTGGTGAGCTGGTACACCAAAGGCGGCTTTCTTGACGAAAGCGGCAAAGAGCACCGCTCCGGCTACCATTACAGTTTTCCTTACTGGGAAGTCCTGAATGAGCCCGATTTTGAGCACAAGACAATGCCACAACAGTACACCGAACGCTATGACGCCATTGTTTCCGCCATCCACCGGGTTAGCCCGCAAACAAAGTTTGTGGGCCTTGCGCTTGCCATGGCCGACCGGCCCGACATGTATGAATACTTTCTAAACCATGCGAACCACAAGCCCGGAATCCCGCTCGATTTCATCTCATATCACTTCTATGCCTCTCCGCCGGATGGTCACGATGCCAATGTCTGGCAATATGCCTTTTTCGACCAGGCGGACCGTTTTCTGGCTGAGGTCAAATTTATTGAAGCCATCCGTAAGCGTCTCTCTCCTGAAACCAGGACCGACATCGACGAGCTAGGTGTCATTCTTCCTGGCGACGGCGAAGAGAACGCGCTGGGAAGGGCGCTTCCCTTCACCACCCCTGAAATTTACTGGAATGCTGCCGGGGCCATGTATGCGTATCTTTTTATGGGCCTCGCACGGCAAGGGATTGATGTGATTGGCGAGTCTCAGCTCGTCGGCTATCCATCGCAATTTCCCAGCGTATCCATGATGGACTGGCGTACGGGAAAGCCGAATGCGCGTTATTGGGTGCTGAAGCTTATTCGGGACAATTTCCACGCCGGAGACAAACTCATGGAAACAACCATCTCCCACGACCAGCAAGAGACGGCAGCGCAGGCCTTCCTGACACCTAAAGGCAAAAAGCTGCTTTTGGTCAACAAACGAAACCATCCTGTCGAAGTGGTCCTGCCGCAGGAAGCGGCCCACGCGATGCTGTGGACAGTGGACGAAGCCACCGGGGAAGAAGCGCCGCGGAAATCGCAGGCAGACGGCACGACCGTCACGATGGCTCCCTTTGCTGTCACCGTCGCTACGTGGCCATCAGCACAATAG